Proteins from one Ananas comosus cultivar F153 linkage group 5, ASM154086v1, whole genome shotgun sequence genomic window:
- the LOC109709973 gene encoding uncharacterized protein LOC109709973 gives MGVEEGAKQQINMALLPLPSSSPLSSPTTSHITKSNMSLSFLPTSLALSPNNHLLLSPASKTITPTKEEVALSSTPPPLVGLDGGVDLSLIDRSILRDHKCLKELSTWGIGGPCKYFIQVSRPSELVSAIRYCEMKRIQYLIVGRGSNCLFDDRGFDGLVILNRLDQFEVIEPGVYMVGSGYPFNRLGVRCSVEGYSGLEFAGGIPGTVGGAVFMNAGANEQDTGSVIDEVEIVTTEGEVQRLRRSDIAFGYRWSSFQEMTDLAAILSARFRLTAAEKSRERQRALLERRRRTQPIRERTAGSVFRNPLNLGISAGELIELAGLKGFEIGGAKVSPLHANFFINFNSSTSSDMLLLINHVKEEVHRVFQVQLKEEMRYVPYRN, from the exons ATGGGAGTTGAAGAGGGAGCAAAACAACAAATCAACATGGCATTGTTGCCtctcccctcttcttctccactcTCTTCACCCACCACCTCCCACATCACCAAATCAAACATGTCCCTTTCTTTTCTACCCACCTCACTGGCCTTATCACCCAACAAtcatcttctcctctctcctGCCTCCAAAACCATCACACCCACTAAAGAAGAGGTGGCATTGAGTTCCACGCCGCCGCCTTTAGTAGGCCTCGATGGCGGGGTCGACTTGTCGTTGATCGACCGGAGCATTCTCCGCGATCACAAGTGCTTGAAGGAGCTCAGCACCTGGGGAATTGGTGGCCCATGCAAGTACTTCATTCAAGTTTCCCGGCCCTCGGAGCTCGTCTCCGCTATCCG GTACTGTGAAATGAAGCGCATTCAGTACTTGATCGTCGGTAGAGGCTCGAATTGCCTCTTCGATGATCGCGGTTTTGACGGCTTGGTGATACTGAACCGGCTCGATCAGTTTGAAGTGATAGAGCCTGGAGTATATATGGTCGGGAGCGGATATCCGTTCAATCGATTAGGTGTTAGGTGCTCCGTTGAGGGTTACTCAGGGCTCGAATTTGCCGGGGGGATACCTGGAACTGTCGGCGGGGCTGTTTTTATGAATGCGGGGGCTAACGAGCAG GATACTGGCAGCGTAATTGACGAAGTGGAGATTGTCACTACAGAGGGAGAGGTACAAAGGCTGAGGAGGAGCGACATAGCATTTGGGTACCGTTGGTCGTCGTTCCAAGAAATGACGGACTTAGCTGCCATCTTATCAGCGAGGTTCCGATTGACAGCTGCAGAGAAGTCGAGGGAGCGGCAACGGGCTCTACTGGAGAG GCGTAGGAGGACCCAGCCGATCAGAGAACGAACCGCGGGGTCCGTGTTCAGAAACCCTTTGAATTTAGGAATATCGGCGGGAGAATTAATCGAGTTGGCGGGGCTCAAAGGGTTTGAGATAGGAGGTGCAAAAGTTTCTCCACTTCATGCTAATTTCTTCATCAACTTCAACAGTTCTACCTCCTCTGACATGCTATTGCTCATCAACCATGTAAAAGAAGAGGTGCATAGGGTTTTTCAGGTGCAACTCAAAGAAGAGATGAGATATGTACCTtacagaaattaa